A stretch of Lathyrus oleraceus cultivar Zhongwan6 chromosome 6, CAAS_Psat_ZW6_1.0, whole genome shotgun sequence DNA encodes these proteins:
- the LOC127095499 gene encoding uncharacterized protein LOC127095499: MTSRDDRLRYRRIAQHALVWMEKSQVLEAHVHSSHVDASTSGAHASPSSSSRRRRVSPTDASHPPSSHRRQVSLIQAPEVPESPVVPVRSQVPEAPHDDETSNSVSPPTNEVVQPVPPPTDEVAEDDESEPPQDLDPLKFINHGRKITNLPQPNEESFQAALSLSRMKDLFITGYITVNREMLNAFVERWYTKTSSFHLPLSEMSITLDDVSCLLRLLIKGKLLNHGRIRRDETPEMMVDYLRVDPKNAMMEFKKTIGAHARFEFLKMVYTNEILRADEARCNDEQVVLHRAYAMRAYLLYLVGTAIFMDNSVTYMDVIYLRYFENFERIHEYNWEVACLVYLYSKL, encoded by the exons ATGACTAGTAGAGACGACAGACTGAGGTATAGGAGGATTGCACAACATGCATTAGTGTGGATGGAGAAAAGTCAGGTATTGGAAGCTCATGTTCACTCTAGCCATGTGGATGCATCTACTTCTGGGGCTCATgcttctccatcttcttcttctcgTAGAAGACGAGTTTCACCTACTGACGCATCACATCCTCCATCCTCTCATAGGCGACAGGTTTCACTTATTCAAGCGCCAGAGGTACCCGAGTCACCGGTGGTACCAGTGCGATCTCAGGTACCTGAGGCACCTCATGATGATGAGACTTCTAATTCAGTGTCACCTCCGACTAATGAGGTTGTTCAACCAGTGCCACCTCCGACTGATGAGGTTGCTGAGGATGATGAGTCAGAGCCACCTCAG GACCTTGATCCACTGAAGTTTATTAACCATGGGCGGAAGATTACTAACTTGCCTCAGCCGAATGAGGAGTCGTTTCAAGCTGCTTTGTCACTATCTAGGATGAAGGACTTGTTCATCACTGGTTATATTACAGTCAATCGCGAGATGCTTAATGCATTCGTAGAGAGATGGTACACCAAGACCTCGTCATTTCATCTCCCGCTTAgtgagatgtctatcacactcgACGATGTGTCGTGTTTACTGCGTCTTTTGATCAAGGGGAAACTTCTAAATCATGGGAGGATTAGGAGAGACGAGACACCAGAGATGATGGTAGACTATCTGAGAGTTGACCCAAAGAATGCCATGATGGAGTTTAAAAAAACCATAGGGGCTCATGCTAGGTTTGAATTCCTGAAAATGGTATATACAAATGAGATCCTTAGAGCTGATGAGGCTAGATGCAATGACGAGCAAGTGGTTCTCCATAGAGCATATGCTATGAGAGCATACCTGCTATATTTAGTTGGCACTGCAATTTTTATGGACAATAGTGTCACTTATATGGATGTCATCTACCTACGGTACTTCGAGAATTTTGAGCGAATCCATGAGTACAACTGGGAGGTCGCTTGTTTAGTCTACTTGTACTCTAAGTTATAA
- the LOC127091518 gene encoding solute carrier family 40 member 3, chloroplastic, with translation MAIASPTVNLHFTIFPLRRSLSHQPSCRLRYRLAPSRGLNLSYYQSCVSHRFAFLNSKCSIANTEVQLELDRDNVTDEDKNEGECSILQPECPVPIKLNTDILENESLNLLSEGTFVDSLLTSLPVLSKEEQHALASTPAHPAALYAFYSSCIVANFVEQLWTFAWPSAIALIHSSLLPVAVMGFFTKVAIIVGGPLVGKLMDHLPRVPAYNYLTIIQATTQLLSAAMIIHAHSVPPTSVSTLFLRPWFVILVSAGAIEKLCGVALGVANERDWVVLLTGVNRPVALAQANAFLNRIDLLSEIAGALLFGILLSKFHPVTCLKFASGLMIGLLPVTIVLTCLANKLSTGVLDRPKPSQTCGRSFNEDSAPDAESIVVKGLEALKLGWKEYLGQPVLPASIAWVLLYFNIVLTPGSLMTAFLTQHGLHPSIIGGFSGMCAFMGVAATFVSSTLVKQFGILKAGAVGLVFQALLLSMAVAVYMSGSISHQSPLFIFLFLIILSRLGHMSYDVVGAQIIQTGIPSSKANLIGTTEVAVASLAESIMLGVAIIANDPSHFGCLAMLSLLSVVSAAWMFCRWLSNPTDEQKSLFSYNPQF, from the exons ATGGCTATCGCTTCGCCCACCGTTAATCTCCATTTTACCATATTTCCTCTTCGTCGTTCTCTCTCGCATCAACCTTCATGTCGATTACGCTATCGCCTCGCTCCTAGTAGAGGATTGAACCTTAGTTACTACCAGAGTTGTGTCTCTCACCG ATTTGCGTTTTTGAATTCTAAGTGTTCGATTGCAAATACTGAGGTACAATTGGAATTGGATCGTGATAACGTCACTGATGAAGATAAAAATGAAGGAGAGTGTTCAATTCTCCAACCTGAATGTCCTGTGCCAATTAAACTCAATACAGACATTCTGGAGAATGAGTCTTTGAACCTGCTCTCTGAAGGAACATTTGTAGATTCTCTATTGACATCGTTACCG GTTTTGTCTAAGGAGGAACAACATGCTCTTGCATCCACTCCAGCACACCCTGCCGCGCTATATG CTTTCTATTCTAGTTGCATTGTTGCAAATTTTGTGGAGCAGCTTTGGACTTTTGCGTGGCCTTCTGCCATTGCCTTGATTCATTCAAGCCTCTTGCCAGTTGCTGTGATGGGTTTCTTCACCAAAGTGGCTATAATTGTTGGCGGTCCCTTGGTTGGAAAATTAATGGACCATTTGCCTAGAGTACCAGCATATAACTACTTAACAATCATTCAGGCAA CCACTCAGTTGTTATCTGCAGCTATGATTATCCATGCCCATTCTGTACCTCCTACTTCAGTGTCTACTTTGTTTCTTCGTCCATGGTTTGTCATATTAGTTTCAGCGGGAGCTATTGAGAAGCTATGCGGTGTAGCTTTGGGGGTTGCAAATGAGCGTGACTGGGTTGTGCTG CTCACAGGAGTAAATAGGCCAGTAGCACTTGCACAGGCAAATGCTTTTCTAAATCGAATTGATCTCTTATCTGAG ATAGCTGGAGCATTGCTGTTTGGAATCCTTCTTTCCAAATTTCATCCTGTAACCTGTTTAAAATTTGCTTCTGGCTTAATGATTGGATTACTGCCTGTTACA ATCGTTTTAACATGTTTAGCCAATAAGCTTTCTACTGGTGTTCTTGACCGGCCCAAACCATCACAAACATGTGGGAGATCATTCAATGAAGATTCTGCACCAGATGCTGAGAGTATAG TGGTTAAAGGTCTGGAAGCCCTCAAGCTGGGCTGGAAGGAGTATTTGGGTCAGCCAGTCCTCCCTGCTAGTATTGCGTGGGTGCTCCTCTACTTCAATATTGTTCTCACACCAGGAAGTTTGATGACAGCATTTTTGACACAACATG GCTTACATCCATCTATCATCGGAGGATTTAGCGGAATGTGTGCTTTTATGGGTGTGGCAGCAACATTCGTGTCTTCAACTCTGGTCAAGCAATTTGGCATTTTAAAG GCTGGGGCAGTTGGGTTGGTGTTTCAAGCTTTACTTCTCAGCATGGCTGTTGCTGTATATATGAGTGGATCAATATCACATCAGAGCCctctttttattttcttgtttcTGATT ATTTTGTCGCGGCTAGGACACATGTCATATGATGTTGTAGGGGCACAAATTATCCAAACTGGAATCCCATCATCCAAAGCAAATCTCATTGGGACTACAGAAGTTGCGGTTGCTAGTTTGGCAGAGTCTATAATGCTCGGTGTTGCAATAATCGCAAATGATCCTTCTCATTTTGGATGTTTGGCAATGCTGTCTCTTCTATCAGTGGTTAGTGCAGCATGGATGTTCTGTAGATGGTTGTCGAATCCAACAGACGAACAAAAAAGCCTTTTTTCTTATAATCCTCAGTTTTGA